ATAGGCTCATGCACTTTATCATTGTTCTGCCTCCGTGGTTTCTTTGGGATTCTTTTGTGTCGCAACTTAATGATATCCCAATAACGGAGGCTTTACTTTTTTATTTTCCTATCTTGGACACGTGTGATTAAAATATTGACATTTTCTAGTTGAATAAATTATAGTCAAATTAAAAATAATAATTAAAAAACATTTAGCTATTAATTAGTTTAAAGAATGCGAATTATAGATTTTGCTAATTTATTGTATGTCATAAGGAATTACCTGGTATTTTAGTTCAATAACCATCTATTTATCTTATCTCTATCGACATTGACACGTTGGAGAGACTGGCTGATAGCGGAGTTTGTGTTGCAGAATGCAGTTCCAGCGAGATATGCGCGTTAGTGAGAGAGAGGTTCGTGTAAAACCGATGATTACGCTACAGGATATTCTCGAGATAGAAAATGACGAAGGAATCCTCAACTTCAGATGCCCCGAGACAGGGTATTTAATGTGGCCCTTGATTCGTAATGTCTTTATCTGCTTTATCATAAGAGATCTTCTTTACGAGGTGCCCTTGCAATCTGAACAATGCACACCTCGTCCTCAAAGTGCTTATCTTGCAGTATTGAAATCCTGCGCTCACAATATTCTTAAGGGGCGGGATCTTAAGGGATCTATTCTGATCTCTGCTTCCGGGAGTCACGTGTTGCGTAACGAACTCTATTTAAACCGCCTATCGGACCACTTCGCGTTTGCTGCAGCAGATAAAACTATTACGTTGGAAGCTTTGTTTGTCGACTGGCACTGGCCTTTTCCACGGTATAACAACAGAGTTTTATTCGACGCTCCTATTTTGGGGATATCCTCGCTTTACGGCAAGTTTTTCACCAGTGTAAAACACCGTGAGTGTGCTAAGGCCCTAATAGAATTCGTAACACGAAGAGCCCGAAATCTGCTCGATTGGTCGCTTTCGGAGGAGCGGAGCAATTTTTTAACAACTATTCTTGCAAATAATATAGCGGCTCTTCCCGTGAGGAGGCACTTGTACTCACGTCTCTTCCAACAAACTGGGACGCGGATTCTGATTCGAGAGGAGGGGTGTTATGGTTGCTCCTCCGTTATCAATACGATCGCTCATGACAGTGGCATCATTACCGCCGAATATCAACACGGTATGGTCACTGCAGGGCACTATGCGTATAACTTCGCTGAAGCCTTGCGATCGAGTGAAGAGTATAAAAAAACGCTTCCCCAATACTTTCTTAGCTACGGGAAGTGGTGGACCGACCAGATAAACGCCCCTGTTATGAAATTGAATATCGGTAACCCTGATCGCACAGAATCTTTGAAGCGTATAATGAGTTCAAATCGGCAGAAAATAGACCTGATTGTGCTCGGAGACGGAATTGAAACGGAGAAGTATCTATCCTTTTGTACTGTTCTGGCAAAAGAGCTTGGATCAAATTATCGGACTGTGTTTCGTCCTCACCCACTGGAGAGAGAGCGCGTGCTTCGGTCATATGGTCGAAAAGCTGGTGATGTCATTATTGAATGGGATAAAGAGCTATTAGAAGCCTTTGAAACAACTGATATTGTCGTTAGCGAAGTTTCAACAGGGCTGTTCGAGGCAATTGGTTTGGTGAATAGAATCTTTTTATGGGACACTCCCAAGGCGAAATTTTCTTATCCAACTCACCCTTTCACTGTCTTTTCAGATGCTGACGACCTCGTAACGAAGATTCAGGACTGTAGTAGCGGCAGAATTGATCCATTAATTGCGGAAGAATTTTGGACTCCGAATTGGAAGCAGAACTACCTGGCTTTCTTGCAGAGTGTCTGTCCGGGAATTCTTGACTCCACTAAATGTTGAGATGGGGTTTATTAAAGGAAAGAACAGTAGGTTTTATTGGTCGATTTGAATGATAAGATCTATCGATAGTTACCTTAGATCGGAGGGACAATGGAAAGTGCAGACAAAACAAACGCACTTATTTTCGATATACGTTGCATTATTATATGTAAGCATGTTTTTAAATTTTTTTTCCTACCCTATTTTATGGTATTTACTGATAGCTCTTTCTCCGTTAATTTTTCTAGCTTGTAATCAGAGGCTTAAGTTTAAAAAAAATATTTATTTACTTATATTTTACATATGTTTATCTACTTTTTTCATCATTGCGTCTGCCTTAATTCAAAATAGAGAAATAAATTTATCTGTACTTAATATCATCTCGATATTAAGTAGCTTGTTAAATGGTTATCTTCTGAGTCAGCAAAAAATTAAGTTGAAAATAATTGCAACTCCAATAATATTATTTATCCTATTTTCGTTTTTTATAATCATTAAGGGAACTGATCCAAATTTTGTTTTTACACAATCTAGCCGGAACACTTTTTCCTGGCTTGCGATTTTCGGTAGTAGTTTGTTTTATATATGTCAATTAAAAAAAGGAATTAACTGTAAAATCTCAATTTGGCCTGCTTGTTGTGGATTCATTATTTCTGTTTGGAGTCTTGGGAGGTCTGGGATTATATCTTCTGGAATAATACTTGTAGGGATTATCATGTATAAATTAAAAAATCACAAGGTAAAGGCAATTCTATTCTTTTTTTTGATGGTTCTTTTTTTTCTTTTATCCTATCATTTATTTAAGCCGCAAATAGAATTTATAGTTAAAGTTACTATGCGTTTTACGTATGAAGATATTAATAATAACCCTAGAATTGAAATAGCTGGTAACTACATGAAAAATATTGCTTCTATGAAAGGGATATTACTTGGCGCTAAACTATCTACAATAAATTATATGGAGCAATGGAGTTTTAATTTACATAACTCTTTCCTTAATTTCCACTCTTTCATGGGTATTGGGAGCATAATTCTAATAATGCTGATTATAATCGGCATTATTAGGAAAGCATTTCGAAGCATCTTGCTTGGGTTTATTGGCATTGCCCTACTACTTAGAATCAGCACAGATACAGGAGCATTTGTAGGTCCTATGGATTTTCTGTTGTTTTATTTTCTTTTTTCGGAGATGTTATTTTATAAAACAAGTAACGTGCCTAGATGTTAAGAAAAGGTGGTGAACATAATTATCTTTTTTGGTGTATCTTTATAAATTAATACCGGGATATTTTACATCTTTTTTAAAGTGAAACTTGACCATTTTGGATATAGCAGTGATTTATAATACTGTGTAATGCAATCTGAAACGCAAAGACACAAGTTTTTACTAACTACTCCTGAAACTTATTATATTTTTGCTATTCATAAAGTAACTTGCCATAACATTTTTGGGGGTCTTAAAGACATGCAGATTGTAAAAACATTTAGAACTATCTCCAAAACTGATTTACTTCGTTCTGCTGGAACTTATGGCATTTTCTCTCTCATAAACAGTGCTATCCCTTTTTTTCTTCTCCCTGTTTTGACCAGATATCTTTCCCCAGAAGATTATGGTTATGTTTCTGTTTTTAATATAATGTTATCAATTGCAGTTGCTTTAGGTGGATGTAATTTTGCCGGGGCATACTCGAGGGCATATTTTGCAGAGGATAGATTTCAAGCACCTGTTTACTTCGGTACAGTAGTTATGGCAACTATGTACATCGGAGCCATTTTTACACTTTTAGTTCTTGTGACAAAGTCAGCCATTTCAAATCTTTTTTCTTTTCCAGCTTCGTGGCTTTGGTTAGTCCCTGTTTCAGCAACTGCATTAAGTATTAATAATATAATACTGGCCCACTGGCAGGTACGTAATAAGCCGCGCCATTATGGTTTGTTCATTAATACTAGAACTATTTTTCGTGCTATTATGTCAATAATTTTTGTCGTAATGATTAACTTAAACTGGCGCGGACAAGTGTTTGCGATTGTTTCAGCTCCATTTATATTTGCTCCGATTGGGTTAATGATCATGAAAAATAGCGCTAGTATATATTTTTCTATTGATAAAATATATTTAAAACATGCACTTAATTTTGGTATTCCTTTGATTCCCCACGCATTAGCCGGCATTTTAAATTCCTCAATAAACAGGATTTTTATTTCTAAAATGATTGGTCTTGCAGAAACGGGTCTGTTTACAGTTGGATTCCAATTAGGCAGTCTAATATTACTTTTTGTGACAGCATTTAATCATGCATATTCCCCATGGCTTTTTAAAAAGCTGAATCAAAAATCGTATGTAACAAATATTAAAATAGTTAAGTTGACATATTTATACTTTATAATAATTTTGTTGGGAACCCTTATTTATGGAATGTCAGCGCCATCGATAATACAGATTTTTGTAGGGAAGGAATTTCAAGGATCTTATGTATATGTTTTATGGATATCATTAGGTTTCGCCTTTACAGGGATGTACTACATGGTTGTAAATTATATCTTTTATGCAGAAAAGACAAAGTACTTAGCTTTGGCGACAATTACAACGTCTTTGTTGAATATTGGGTTAAATTACATTTTTATAAAAAGGAATGGACCAATTGGAGCAGCACAGGCAACAACGATTACTTCATTTTGCACTTTTTTACTTGTGTGGTATTTATCTTCAAAAGTTTATAAAATGCCTTGGAATATATTTAAACTATTAAAATAACATTATTGACTTTTTTATTAATACTTTAAGTACGGACATAATAAGGTTTACAGTAACTTGATAATTCAATAATCGGCGAACTTTTAAAATATTTTGTAATTTACATGCACACTTAAGCAGTTTGTTCTTTAGTATGTCAGTCAAAGTTTTAACAAATACTTCAAGAAGAATGCCAAATTCCTTTCTTACTATTAATGATTTGTTGGATGCTGTTGAGATAAATAATTCCATAAGATTTCGGAAGGCTAAGGGCATCTGATGCTAGAGAGTTAATTCAATATTGCACTTTTTAATCAAAAAGCTCATATCATTAGAAAGTCTTATGTTGCAATTGCAAAGATAGTATGTCTTACAAAAATTAAAACATCATATCCAGAAAATTAACAAAAATTTGTACCTCTTTGTTTACTTAAAAACAAACAATATTTGAACCTAAGAAAGAATGGATCATTTCTTGTAGTAGATTTATACTCGAATACAAGAAAAGTGATATTTTTCATAGTGGAGGCTTCTTTGTGGCATTGTTTTAGTGTGGTAAATAAATCTTACTGAGAAAAAATCTATAGTGCATTTTCTGTCGATTATTAATGAATTATTAAAAGATTTAATATTTCATTTTTCTATAAAGTTTAGTTAATATTCTAACAAAAAGATATTTATAAAGAATTAAGGTGTATAGCTTGATAAGTTCATATTGTGAAGTAATAAATACGATAAAATTAATAGAACAAAATATGACCTATTTGAACAATCTATTGATCATGTATATTTTTGGAAATTAATTAGATTAAATATTGCTTATAAAATATTAATTAAAAAAAATATTTTTCAAGAATCACATCCAAATGTCAGAACGAATATTTTAAGAAAATCTGTAAATAAAATCATTGAAGATATATTTATAATTATATTTAATATACAACATAAAATAAAAAATAAGGATATTAATGTTATTGTTTTTAGAAGTCCAAGAAAAACATGGTATGAAAATAAATATCAAGATATTTATACTGTTTTTTTAGAAAGTGAATTGCAAAGTATTAATGATATAAAATATAGTTTTGTTGATTTACATTTAACAAAATATATTGCTTACAGAAATTGTAAGATTCTTCGTTCTTTAAATAGTTTATTTATTTTATATAAGATATTTAAAAAAATAGATTTAACACAAGACGAAATAAACAATATAAAAAAAATTGAAAAAGAAATTTATTTTAGATTAAATGTTAATATAGATTTAATGAAAATAATTATAGATTCTGTATTAAAATTTAAATATGATTATTTATATTACAATAAACTATTTTTAAAATCTAAGTTAAAATATGTTTTTTTGATTTGTTCTTATGGTTTAGAAGCTTTAATATTTGCTGCTCAAGTAAATAAAATAAAGGTTATTGAGATACAACATGGAACAATGTCTGATGAGCACTTAGGATATAATTATAATTTAAGAAAAGTTAGATATTTCCCTGATATGATATTTTTGTTCGGTAAATATTGGGATGATATTACTAATATTCCTTTGGACAATAATAATAAAATCTATTATGGATATCCATATTTAGATTCTCAATTAAAAAAAATTTCTAAAATAAAAAAAAATAAAAATAAAATAATATTTATATCTCAAGGAATAATTGGGATTCAACTGTCCCAAATAGCTTATGAATTTGCATTAAATAATTCTGAATTTTTAATTGATTATAAATTACATCCAAGTGAAATAAATATTTGGGAAAGCATTTATCCTCAGTTAAAGACCGCTAGTAAATTAAGCAATTTTAATATAATAAATGATAACCAAATAAATACTTATGAGCTTTTAGCAAAGTCAGAATTTCAAGTAGGTGTAAATTCTACTTTGTTATATGAAGGATTAGCAATGAATTTAAAAACTATTTTGATAAATTTGCCAGGAATTGAATATATGAAAGTTCTTATAGAAAATAATTATGTTATGTTGGCAAATAATTCCAGTGATATTTTAAATTGTATACATAAAAGCGAAGGGTTGAAATTTAATAAAAAATACTTTTTGAGGATTATGATACTTCAAAATATAAATTAAATAAAATACTAACAGATAAATAATATAAAATACATAAAGATAATGTTATTTAGTTTATATATTTTAAGTATTTTAAATTTATTAAATAATAAAGGAGAATTTTTAATGTATAATAATAAATCAATATTAATTACTGGTGGAACTGGGTCTTTTGGTAAAAGATTTACTGAGATAATATTGTCGAAATACAATCCTAAGAAAATAATAATCTATTCAAGGGATGAATTTAAACAAGATAATATGAAAAAAGATTTTACACAAAAGTATCCAGATAAGGTTTCTAAATTGAGATTTTTTATTGGAGATGTAAGAGACAAGGACAGACTTTATCGAGCCTTTAAAGACGTAAATTTTGTAATTCATGCTGCAGCAATGAAACAAGTTCCAGCGTGCGAGTATAACCCATTTGAAGCAATCAAAACAAACATAAATGGTGCACAGAATATAATAGATGCTGCACTTGACAGGGAAGTAGAAAAAGTAGTAGCACTATCAACGGATAAGGCTGTCAATCCAATTAATTTATACGGTGGAACTAAATTAGTCTCAGATAAACTTTTTATATCTGCGAATTCTTACCGTGGAGGAGCCGGAACTGTTTTCTCTGTAGTACGTTATGGGAATGTATCTGGCAGTAGAGGATCTGTTATTCCTTTTTTTAGAAAACTTCTCAATGATGGTGTAAATGAACTTCCAATTACTGACATTCGAATGACCAGGTTTTGGATGACATTAGATGATGCAGTTGATCTAGTTGTTAAAGCATTGAAAGAGTCTAAAGGCGGAGAGACATATGTATATAAAAATCCATCATACAAGATAATTGATATTGCAGAAGCTCTTAATCCAGGTGGTAAAATCAATGTCATAGGAATTAGAGAAGGGGAAAAAATCCATGAAATTATGATTACAAGTGATGACTCACGCGGAACGTATGACTATGGTGATCATTATATAATTTACCCGAACTACATTTGGTGGTCGAAAGATAATTATTTTAAAGAAGGTGGATTATTAATTAAAGAAGGTTGGGAGTACAATTCCGGCGAAAACACTCAATGGTTAGATGTTAAAACAATAAAAAGAAAAATTGAAGAACTCGGTTTATAGTAAGGAGGCGCTGAGATGGATAAATTGGCTATTTTAGGCGGTAAGCCTATTCGTAGTACATATTTATCTTATGGGAAACAATTCATTGACAATAGTGATATAGAAGCAGTAATAACCGTGCTGAAAGGCGATTATTTGACAACAGGTCCATGTGTAAATGCATTTGAAGAAAAAATTGCAAATTATGTCGGCTCCCGATATGCTGTTGCTGTTTCTAATGGAACAGCTGCACTTCATGTTGCTTGTTTTGCCGCGGGTATAAAAGAAGGAGACGAGGTTATAGTCAGCCCCATTACGTTTGCAGCTTCAGCTAATGCTGTACTATACTGCGGAGGAATTCCTGTTTTTGTGGATGTTGATCCTTTAACATATAACATTGATCCAAACTTAATTGAAGACAAAATTTCAAATAAGACTAAAGCTATTATTCCTGTAGACTTTACCGGGCAATCTGTTGATATGGATAAAATCAAAGAAATAGCTGAGAAGCATGGTTTATATGTTATTGAAGATGCTGCTCACGCATTAGGTAGCGAATACAAAGGGCGAAAAGTCGGAAGTCAAGCCGATATGGTAGAGTTTAGCTTTCATCCTGTAAAAATGATAACAACAGGAGAAGGAGGGGTTGTAACTACCAACAGCGAGGAACTATATGACAGGATGAGGATTTTTAGAACACACGGAATCACAAGAGATAAGGAAATGTTAAGTGATAAGCATGGTCCATGGTATTATGAACAGCAGTCCCTTGGTTATAATTACCGTTTAACAGACCTTCAAAGTGCCTTGGGAACAAGCCAAATGGACAAAATTAACGGATTTATTAAACGAAGAAGAGATGTTGTAAAAATATACAATGAGGCATTTAAAGACCTAAAAGAAGTTGTGACTCCATATGAAGCAGATTATTCAAATTCAGGTTGGCATCTATATGTAATAAAACTTAATTCAGATTTCATCACTTGTACACGTAAAGATATATTTGAGGCGCTTCAGGCAGAAAATATTGGGGTAAATGTTCATTATATTCCAGTC
This is a stretch of genomic DNA from Synergistaceae bacterium DZ-S4. It encodes these proteins:
- a CDS encoding polysaccharide biosynthesis C-terminal domain-containing protein — protein: MQIVKTFRTISKTDLLRSAGTYGIFSLINSAIPFFLLPVLTRYLSPEDYGYVSVFNIMLSIAVALGGCNFAGAYSRAYFAEDRFQAPVYFGTVVMATMYIGAIFTLLVLVTKSAISNLFSFPASWLWLVPVSATALSINNIILAHWQVRNKPRHYGLFINTRTIFRAIMSIIFVVMINLNWRGQVFAIVSAPFIFAPIGLMIMKNSASIYFSIDKIYLKHALNFGIPLIPHALAGILNSSINRIFISKMIGLAETGLFTVGFQLGSLILLFVTAFNHAYSPWLFKKLNQKSYVTNIKIVKLTYLYFIIILLGTLIYGMSAPSIIQIFVGKEFQGSYVYVLWISLGFAFTGMYYMVVNYIFYAEKTKYLALATITTSLLNIGLNYIFIKRNGPIGAAQATTITSFCTFLLVWYLSSKVYKMPWNIFKLLK
- the pseB gene encoding UDP-N-acetylglucosamine 4,6-dehydratase (inverting) is translated as MYNNKSILITGGTGSFGKRFTEIILSKYNPKKIIIYSRDEFKQDNMKKDFTQKYPDKVSKLRFFIGDVRDKDRLYRAFKDVNFVIHAAAMKQVPACEYNPFEAIKTNINGAQNIIDAALDREVEKVVALSTDKAVNPINLYGGTKLVSDKLFISANSYRGGAGTVFSVVRYGNVSGSRGSVIPFFRKLLNDGVNELPITDIRMTRFWMTLDDAVDLVVKALKESKGGETYVYKNPSYKIIDIAEALNPGGKINVIGIREGEKIHEIMITSDDSRGTYDYGDHYIIYPNYIWWSKDNYFKEGGLLIKEGWEYNSGENTQWLDVKTIKRKIEELGL
- the pseC gene encoding UDP-4-amino-4,6-dideoxy-N-acetyl-beta-L-altrosamine transaminase, producing the protein MDKLAILGGKPIRSTYLSYGKQFIDNSDIEAVITVLKGDYLTTGPCVNAFEEKIANYVGSRYAVAVSNGTAALHVACFAAGIKEGDEVIVSPITFAASANAVLYCGGIPVFVDVDPLTYNIDPNLIEDKISNKTKAIIPVDFTGQSVDMDKIKEIAEKHGLYVIEDAAHALGSEYKGRKVGSQADMVEFSFHPVKMITTGEGGVVTTNSEELYDRMRIFRTHGITRDKEMLSDKHGPWYYEQQSLGYNYRLTDLQSALGTSQMDKINGFIKRRRDVVKIYNEAFKDLKEVVTPYEADYSNSGWHLYVIKLNSDFITCTRKDIFEALQAENIGVNVHYIPVYFHPYYKKLGYKKGICPNAEVLYDNIITLPLFPLMTDSDVADVINGVNKVLNHYRK